Below is a genomic region from Eupeodes corollae chromosome 1, idEupCoro1.1, whole genome shotgun sequence.
GATGGGAGATAGAGTGAGTTCAAGAAATAATATTGAGTTTGTTTACGTTCTTGTTTCTTGGGTTGAACGGACATGATACACAGTGGGTGCGTTTGGTAATGTAAAAGAAGTAATAATGAAAcgaagttaaatttatttaaatttgaacgaACTGTCAACATTTTAAGAGACATTGGTCTGCAAGTTAGTAGGTTTATATTTACGAAATTAAAGTAGAAAGAAGTATGATAAGACTAAtacattttagaaatttaatataacatttaacaaaaacaataaattagttGCAAATGGCTTTGAAGTAAAGGTTTGGCATTTCTtatgataaaaattgatatttaactCCCTATGCAGCCTTCTTATCAGTTTATTTTTCGAAACATgtgtgaataaaaataaaggatgGGATGTGACTCACACTGTTAACTAGCCATTGATGTCGCTCATGTCACTTATGCTGCAAAGAATGAAATATAAGTGACAGTTAAAAAGCAGAAAAACATGATCGAAAAATGTAACcccatataataaaataaggcAGCTAacccagaaaaaataaaaagagggtAATGGTGGTACCCggagcatgatggttagtgcgttggactgtcatgcccgacggcttgggttcaatccctgcttatgccacctaaagtcttCTTACGGGTACtaactcttgcgaggaattgacaaactctcccagagtaaatcttgtcatgaaaaagtgctttctccattcctgacaacattactcgcacacagggatggttgagagttgtaagtcactaggccctagttcccaacggactgttgcgcttaCCCATTTTAAtgtctgaaacacaaacacgcttcagcttagGCTTCAgcttgctttgaatgacactttcaATATGATATTTCTacaatggcacttctgtcattagcagctgttattttttttcaaaataaaaaaatattagttttgaaatcgaaacgtgaggtcaaagcttcattgtgatagcatgcattgaattcccatggctgaacttgtaaacgtcaggcaaagccgaatctaaagcgtgtttgtttcagccataagaGACATTGAGGATTTGTTTCCTTGGATTTTTGTATGAGATAGAGATATAATTGTCCCTGGAGGAGTCTGAAAAAAGGAATGGGTaaagcattaaaataaaaagaaagaaaatttagaaCGCTGACCAGGAACATGTACTGGGTAAGATTAAGTCAATGGTTCTAGTCAAAATAGGCAGGAGAATATCTCACCTAGGGCACTATGGTTTGCATCCAGCgtaattagatttttattttgtatttttatttttgtttgtggttgTTTATTTTTGCGGCTCAACTTTCACTAACTTCTGACATGACAATAAGTTATATTCGCATTTGAGGacgaaataaatatattgagtaaataaaagaaatggaTCGCAAAGCAAACGTAGGTGCGACgggtatatgttttttttttgggtataataagaaaaacaatacatacaaaaataagtgtTTAGTGAAAAGTTTTGGTGAAATGGGAAAGTTTAAGAAAAGAGAAGGATTCCGAGATAGGCTGATTGGAAAGATCTTGTAAGATtagattttagttttggttGTCGTGTGCATGTCGGTGTATGTTATTGTTCtaatagaaaaaattgtatgtaatgttgtaaagaaatatttcgGGATCTTCAAGTAAAGTAAGGGCATGAAATTCTAGTTTTGAAAGAGTTTTGAGGTCCATCTACGAAGTACTGGCCACCGCCTTAGCACTGGACATTCTAATCCAACTGACATACCCCTCTTTTCTTCTAGCGTACCCTCATGTGGTGGTAATTGAATCCTCCGCCGCGCTCCCAACCCATCCCCGATCCTAAATCCCTTCTCCTTTCTTAGCCTTATTGCCTCTCATTTCACGTGGTGATACAAGATTGTGTAAAATGACAGGACTACTAGGCTCGTTTATCGTTTATTTTTGACTTGTTTAACAACCAAACGGATGAACAGAACCAAATCGAGCCACCTAAGGTATTTTATGTTGTCGTGTATTGCCAACTTTATTGGTAAAATCAAATAGAATTTCATAGTTTCACATTCGACTCATTTATCAATCAactaacaataaaaattatgtgCTAAATTTTGGGGCCGTACATGCCAAggacccgtggcatgatggttatagTGAGTTGaattgtcatgccagaggtcttaagCTTAATTCCTGACTGTggttggttgagagttgtaagtcactaggctcagTTCTCAACAGTGTTTTACGCCCCCTAATATATACAAGCCTGAAGTCTTTACATTTTTGGTGTAGTACTTTCTTCCTTCTAActgaaaaattatagaaaaatatgcaattgctttgacaaattttatattttcttaaaacaaaattacttaccAGGACATAAATAGAAATTATGTAAAAGACAAACAATCGTCagatgtcaaaatataaatttaagtcCATTCCCAAGCAACACAGATAAAAGGTGgttacattttgaataaaacacaaattattaaggTAGGATTGACCTAcaccttttcttttaaatatataaataaattgggtggtgcaacagtcggTTTAAGAACTATGGCCTAATGACTGACAactctttctttcttttgataACCCCAAGGTGTCAAATCAAACGATCTTATCGGCCAAATGACATCGCCACCAGGTGAGATGTCACGGTCATTGAATTTGTCACGCAAAAAAGCAATGGTTTCGTTAGCTATGTGTCAAATGTGTTTCactctttgtgggtgcattggttttttgATAATCACTCTCGGATTATCATTCGCCCAAATGTGGCAGTTCTGCTTATGGACAAATCCATTtaggtgaaaatgtgcctcatccctaaagatgattttctttgaaaagtgATCATCCACTGTTGTCATATCTTGCCACCAATCAGACCATTAACGACGCTTGGAATGCTCAAGAGGCTTTTGTTCTTGGACACACTTGGACGATTAAATTTACCGAAAAAATCACAAAGTGCACGAAaagcattttgatttgaaggCCCATTTTCATAGTAGCGCGTTGCTTGATTGTGTGTTTTGGTgtggttcaaattgaattaacctgaaattgagaaatgtgaaaataaatGCAGACAAAACTCGATGTTAAGGTTTGGTTCACATTTAACGTCGGCCGCCTAAAACGTAAACACTCTTTACATCAATCTTTATAAACTGCAATGCAAGGACTGACAAACTTAGTTTTATGTACCTCTCTTGTTGTGATCCCACCCTTaagtacaaattttataaaattggcaTCACTCCAGCCGGTTTTTCTGGTTTGTCAGACAGTCAATTTTTGAAGTCAAGTTATTTTGCATGTAAACAACTTTTGCGAATTTTCAAAATCCATGCAGAGTGAATATAAAGTTCCTTCTATTTTCTACGTTTATAAAACCAGTTGAAAATAATTAAGCAATAAAACTGCATTCCTTATTTATTACCTTCATATTTTATCTCTACTTTACACAAAAAGCAgataaaatggaaaacaaattagCTTTTGCCAAAGACCTCATCAAATCTTCATCAGTTCCAGACTTGACTGTTGACTTGGACAACACTCCCATAGACTCTGAGAATTTCGATGAATATCGAAAGTTACTCGAAGTTCAACTTCCATTGCTTTTTGACTTTATCCACCAAAACGAGGAACTTCTCTTGGCCAAAGATTACAATGAGGATGTTCTAGAGGTAAGGGTTCCCGAGTTCTTGTCATGGATCCCCTTGTCACTAGTGTTTTGCTCCTCCTTTCTTTAGATTAAAGGACGACTTCTTATGCTCACAACAGAAATAACAGCGCACAATACGATGTACAAAATTCGAAATGAACAATTTCTTCGGGTTTTTGATGAATTTATAGAgaagaacttttacaaaattctcGACAAAGAGGTGGAGGAGTATGTACTTAAGCATTATACGCAGTACTTAAAGGCAGACGTCTGGAAACGTCACATAGGAACTGTTCATGGTTTTGGCAGGTTCCTTGAGGTTTAATTGTCAAtcttagaaaaaatcaaaaaagtgcTAATAAGACCTCATTTTTCCAGTTAAAAGTTTCCAACGGATGTAAACTGCCAATTAAATGGGTGAATTTTTCACTTTCTGTTGGTCTGACGCTGCGGGAGTGTCATTTGCCAGTTTACAAGGAACTCAGCACGAGTATATTCCAAACAATCATTAGTCATTCCGTAAGTCTAATCGATCCTAATTATCCCccaacaaaaattgtatctcCTTTTTCTTAGGATTCAAAAGAAATCAAAGAACTCAACATACCTGAGGTAATCTTCGAGGCAGTGCTCAAATCAGTTCGAACTGTTGATTCAGTTGATGGAACAAACGACATTTGGAAATGTCTTTGCgattgtttggattttaaagACGACATTGACTCATATGAGGTTATTTTTTTCCCTCAAAAAAGACTCCAAGTGGGGAAGAATCAAACGAGATTGTTTCCTTCTTCTTTCAGTGGGACATGACGGATGAAATGATGGAAAACCTTTTAGGCAGTTTGAAGAATTCCTCCAATAATGACGTCGTCATATGCCTGCTTTCTTTTATCCCAAAAATTATTAACCGTTTCACACTTAATCGCaaagaaattgaagaatttcTAGCTCGAGATTATGATTCACTTTCGGGGAAAGACTTTCAACAATTCCGCTTGGAATGCAGTAAAATCAATTCGTGTGCCCCACATCGCTGGGCGTTGTATATATTGAAATTGTTTCTAGCTGAATCACATAAATTCCTGGGAAGTGTAACTATTTGTGAAAAAATGCTTCAGGTAATGAAAAATCATACGATTTACGGTGACATCAAAACTCAATCCTTATTCAAATGTGTCTCCTTTCAGAGGTTCCATATTTGCTATCTCACTTGTTTGTATTCAATAAGCGTGGAAATaatgaatataaatttgttgaaatttttcgaaaagttcTCCACTATTCTAATGGAAGCGATTGCGGCACAAAAAGAAACACCAAGGATAAGAGAAGTGTGTTAACATGTTTcttaaatttggtttttattataaaaatatttaattaaattcttttacaGCTCGTTCAACAAATCTACCAGACTTTTGTGTGTCATTTGGAAGCTTCCGGTTTGGAAGGTGTCCTTAAGGATTTTCAACCTTATCACAAagcatttaaacaatttattgatgAACCGTTTTagtcgttttatttttgtatatacaataaAATAGAAGTCTaaagttatatatattttaaccacaaaaaaaaaagattaggttCTAGCCAGAAGTCTATCAGCAGCGTCCCGTTTCCCAAAACTATCAAcgttaataatttcaaaagcaaGCCATGGAATGGGTTATGCAAAAGAGGAAGAAAAACTGTGATATAtactaccgagaaaaccaacaacgcttatttggatgcgtcTTTGTCATTGGAGACAGACTTACTCTTAGTTGGGCAAAAAGTCTTAATCACCGATCGCTTCAttatccgcatcaaggctaaattcggcaacattagcttAATATGTacacacgcccccacagaagagaaggatgacaacattAAAgacatgttcttcgagctcttagaaaaacatatgagcagtgtcctagctacgatattaaattgtcctaggcgattttaatgccaagctaggaagggatgacatctttggtggaataatctggaaaaacagcctgcacgacaacacttccgacaacggaccatattgcgatcgacctcgttgtagctaaggtagcacttcgggtttccagacccaaggcaaaaaatggagatgctgggagaagatacaacgtcgaacggctacaatcgcaagtgatcgccaaatccttctccgaccgagttacaagtaacctctctcgaagttctttgctgtcaacacaatgtatcgaaaacctgtggcaacattgccaagatgcaatcagagaagccgcctctgatgtgctgggtttcaaacagccaccaacaaggaacccctggtttgatgaggaatgtcggcaggtaaGTGCAGCCAAaaaacaggcacgcaaagtggcgctgaATAGAAGGACCAGAGCTCCTCATGAGCTCTATAAGCAGAGGAGAGAGAAACACCGACTTATTAGAATGAAAAAGAGGGAGCATGAAAAGCGGACGGTctaagatgttgagaggtttaaaagcagaaataaagttcgaaaattttatgagcaggtgaaaagAAATTCACAAATCTATAAGCCTAGAACCGAACGCTGCTAAGACGAAAGtaaaaggaccacttctgcaaactgtataacggctacgacgaaccgaattcttcTGTCAGCCAGTATGATCCATTCAACCTAGTCGACGAAAGCCAACCATCCAGTCCTCCCGACTTAGGCAAAGAAATGGTTGCCATATCTatgctgaagtctaacaaaggcccctagagcagatggcttgaGTTCCGAGCTCTTTAAAGGAGCTGGAGATTAGTTGGCtaggagcatgcatcaacttatctgtaagatatggtcggaagaaagcattcccgataaatggaacctcagtattgtttaccTGAtccctgaaaaaaggagaaaggagtttaactgcaccaactatagaggaatcagtctgcttaacatcgcttacaaaatcttctccgcCGTAagatgtgaacgtctaaagcccatcgtcaacaacctgataggtgcttatcagtgtggttttagaccaggaaagtccacagtctatcaaatattcacattacggcagatcttggaaagaacCGAAGAATATCAAATCCAATctcaccatctcttcatcgatttcaaggccgcatatgacggcatctacagggatgagctgcatagagccatgtctagttttggaatccctgataaactcgtccgtttgtgcaggatgaccatggagaattcacgctactccataaaggttggaaacaacgtAACAGAACCAtacgatgtcaaaaaaggtgttagacaaggtgatgcgctgtcaatgcgatttttttaacatcgtacttgaaagaatagagcAGAGCCcctacgtcaacactagaggcactatcttttaaaagtttgtccaattgCAAGCATATTATGCTGATGGCATTTAGATAATCGGCTCAGCGTgatatcaatggggcttttgtgagtattgaaacagaggtggcaaaaatgagtttaacggttaatgaggacaaaacaaagtacttgctcttgtcaagaaaggacatacaataccgacgtcttggtcaaaaagtCACCATCAGCAGAcgaaactttgaggtagtcaaggacttcgtctacctccGCTATAATCCcagaaaacaataccagcgctaatatcaaacaaataattacTCTTGTTACTCGCCGTTTCTTTGGttttagaaagcaattgagtagcaaagcccccTCTCGAGctaccaaagtgtcgctatttAAGGCCCTCATCCACTCCGTCCTGTTATACggtacagaagcatggactgtgacaaaagcggatgaatgTACTTTGGGTCATTTCgagagaaatgtttttttgcaTAGTAGGCaagtggaggaaaagatggaacgatgagcgATCTAGCCCAAAGGATAAACGTGCATCGACTGAGATTGCTTTGTCACGTAGAACGCATGTAaatcaatgctccggcccggagaGCCTTCGATTTCACGACTACAGGATAGCGAAGTAGAAAAAGACCGCGAATCACCTGGCGGGCACAAATATAAAGTGACATCACTTGACTTTGATTTGAATGCGCAATTGAAGCCAGCTAAGGACCTTAAAATCATCTGTGCGCGAAGTACTTCCTGCATCATTTGGCATTGGAAGTTTGGATATGATATCAAGCACTGCAACTGACCACTTATCTTCTCTCTCGGGgaattaaaatttgttacaTCCGGCcttcttttttaagaataaaacgTTAAAATGATTTTCAGTTTTACCAATAATTTTTGCGACAAAATGGGAagagaatttttttgttttccgaaGAACATTGAACTAAACAGAAAGCTCCCGAATTTAGAGAAGATGATCCCAAATCGTTCAAATTTTCTTCCTCATATTCTTCGTCCTCTGAGTTTCCGAAATCAGAATCAGACTACTTTTTTCTCCGTGTTTTCTGAGCTGGAATCGTTGGTCCTCTTCGTTGTtcattttggtttggttttgtgCATCCGGTTTATTTTTAGTTCCGATTTTGTtaaccttttttgtatttctataaaAGCTGcctctatttcatttttttctggaGTTTCAGTAAGGATGTGTGACCTCCTTTTTTCCTTCCTCGCGAGCCTTCTTTTCGTGGAGCAGCTTTTGGAAAATGCTTCACCATTTCTGGAGACAAAATGTCTGAAACTTGACTTGATGTTGGTGTCTGCGGAGTTGTTACAGTGTTTCCTGGTATTAGTGGTTGAGACACTTCTGTggaattgaagattttgttagTAACTTCACTACAATCGCAATCTTCATCATTAAAAACATTTCGTGAAAAGGGAAAGATCCCTGTTGTATGCCAGTGTCACTATTGAAGTTAGGTCATGAATGGTAATGGTCTTCCCTGGATTCTTGAGTAGCCAATCATTTTCTGAAAGtgatagtttctttttaaactgcCCCATGACTAAAACATCTAACTGTAACGGCTGTAACTTGTGGGTGCAGTGGGGTGGAAAAGTGATTAAAACAATGCCATATTCCCGGCAAAACTTGATAGTGTCTATAGAACTATGGCTTTCGTGGTTATCGAGAAGGAGAAGAATTGGATCATTCGTTGTAGACCTCGAATATTTTTGAAGGTGGTCAAGGACTTTCATAAATAACTGGCTTGTCATCCATCCGCTTGTGGGACTATTTATTAGTCATATCGAAACGCAACAACCGACAAGCGCACGGAGCGAAACAAggggcatacaaaacggcgctgcacaggaggaccagagctgctcgcgagctctacgagcagaagggGAGAGAGGAaaaccggcttcttagatggaaaaaaagagagcactaGAAGCGctcgatcgaggagatagagggatgccaCCACAGGAATGagattcgtaaattttaccaaaaggcaaaaaaac
It encodes:
- the LOC129939685 gene encoding uncharacterized protein LOC129939685 encodes the protein MENKLAFAKDLIKSSSVPDLTVDLDNTPIDSENFDEYRKLLEVQLPLLFDFIHQNEELLLAKDYNEDVLEIKGRLLMLTTEITAHNTMYKIRNEQFLRVFDEFIEKNFYKILDKEVEEYVLKHYTQYLKADVWKRHIGTVHGFGRFLELKVSNGCKLPIKWVNFSLSVGLTLRECHLPVYKELSTSIFQTIISHSDSKEIKELNIPEVIFEAVLKSVRTVDSVDGTNDIWKCLCDCLDFKDDIDSYEWDMTDEMMENLLGSLKNSSNNDVVICLLSFIPKIINRFTLNRKEIEEFLARDYDSLSGKDFQQFRLECSKINSCAPHRWALYILKLFLAESHKFLGSVTICEKMLQRFHICYLTCLYSISVEIMNINLLKFFEKFSTILMEAIAAQKETPRIRELVQQIYQTFVCHLEASGLEGVLKDFQPYHKAFKQFIDEPF